A single Lolium perenne isolate Kyuss_39 chromosome 6, Kyuss_2.0, whole genome shotgun sequence DNA region contains:
- the LOC139829786 gene encoding protein trichome birefringence-like 21, giving the protein MTKILPAIPSLGGLLTGVRRSSRAIPKTTRVPALSAALFFAAATFWFLFLSPFRPSPTTSSSVASGHSSGNGAAACDATRGEWVHDPVGARPHYTNATCAFIQDYQNCMKHGKPSLEFLQWRWHPDGGAGCELQRFDAEAFFRLVRGRSILFVGDSLASSHVTSLVCTLSQAETPTRRHTADGFEHWRFPEHDFAVSFFWTPFQVRWRLTHGPPAAVGPDRQGEVFAGPNDLHLDEPDDRWMPAAKEHDYVVVSASHWFARPAVYYRRGRPVGCHGCAAAETDGNNNVTALPPAYAQRAAFRTVLRALASGHQGFKGTAILRTVAPTHYSHGGWFDGGECPSTRPFYRNQMAEMAEPEAQFYEAQVEEFRAAEATANGVRLRLLDVAGIMLRRPDGHPDRYGHGAGEHGGFDVDCLHWCLPGPIDVWNQLLLQIIAS; this is encoded by the coding sequence ATGACGAAGATCCTTCCAGCGATTCCTTCCCTCGGGGGTCTCCTCACCGGAGTTCGCCGCAGCAGCCGCGCCATTCCCAAGACCACGCGCGTTCCCGCACTCAGCGCCGCCCTCTTCTTCGCAGCCGCCACTTTCTGGTTCCTCTTCCTTAGCCCCTTCCGACCTTCTCCCACCACCTCATCATCCGTCGCCAGTGGCCACTCCTCCGGCAATGGCGCCGCCGCGTGCGACGCAACCAGGGGTGAGTGGGTCCACGACCCCGTGGGTGCGCGCCCGCACTACACCAACGCGACGTGCGCCTTCATCCAGGACTACCAGAACTGCATGAAGCACGGGAAGCCCAGCCTCGAGTTCCTCCAATGGAGGTGGCACCCCGACGGCGGCGCGGGCTGCGAGCTCCAGCGCTTCGACGCGGAGGCCTTCTTCCGGCTCGTGCGGGGCAGGTCGATCCTGTTCGTCGGGGACTCGCTGGCCAGCAGCCACGTCACGTCCCTCGTCTGCACCCTCTCGCAGGCGGAGACCCCGACGAGGCGGCACACGGCGGACGGGTTCGAGCACTGGCGCTTCCCGGAGCACGACTTCGCCGTCTCCTTCTTCTGGACGCCGTTCCAGGTCCGGTGGCGCCTCACGCACGGGCCGCCGGCGGCGGTCGGCCCCGACCGGCAAGGGGAGGTGTTTGCCGGGCCGAACGACCTCCACCTCGACGAGCCCGACGACCGGTGGATGCCTGCGGCCAAGGAGCACGACTACGTGGTCGTGTCCGCGTCGCACTGGTTCGCGCGCCCTGCGGTATACTACCGCCGCGGCCGCCCCGTCGGCTGCCACGGCTGCGCCGCCGCCGAAACGGACGGCAACAACAACGTCACGGCGCTCCCGCCGGCGTACGCGCAGCGCGCGGCGTTCCGCACCGTGCTCCGGGCGCTCGCGTCGGGGCACCAAGGGTTCAAGGGGACGGCTATCCTGCGGACGGTGGCGCCGACGCACTACAGTCACGGCGGGTGGTTCGACGGCGGGGAGTGCCCCAGCACGCGGCCGTTCTACCGAAACCAAATGGCGGAGATGGCGGAACCAGAGGCCCAGTTCTACGAGGCTCAGGTGGAAGAATTCAGAGcggcggaggcgacggccaacGGCGTCCGTCTCAGGCTGTTGGACGTGGCCGGGATCATGCTGCGCCGGCCGGACGGGCACCCGGACCGGTACGGCCACGGCGCCGGCGAGCACGGCGGCTTCGACGTCGACTGCCTGCACTGGTGCTTGCCGGGACCGATCGACGTGTGGAACCAGCTGCTGCTTCAGATCATTGCCAGCTAA